A section of the Buchnera aphidicola (Mindarus japonicus) genome encodes:
- a CDS encoding SmdA family multidrug ABC transporter permease/ATP-binding protein, whose amino-acid sequence MIFFKQLSWYFLREWKRYLGAVFLLIIIAFLQLLPPKLVGMLVDLIIQKKIENKTIFPWIGIILIAAIVVYILRYIWRVLLFGAAYKLAIELRERLFSYFSKQNQEFFLKYRTGDLIARATNDVDRIVFASGEGVLTLVDSLVMGCLVIVVMTSQISWILTLVSLLPMPVMAVIIKRYGERLHKSFYQAQTSFSLLNNQTQESLTSIRMIKSFGLEKKQSEKFNLIAKNAGEKNMQVAKIDALFDPTIHLTIACSNLLAITEGGWLVWNNKITLGELTTFIMYLGLMVWPMLALAWMFNIVERGSAAWERIEKIIKFNNKKKPNKKKHIPSFPGTLNVKIKNYNYPNSKKSSIKNLFFSLEPGKKLGLCGPTGCGKSTLLNLIQYNFTHLEGDISFHNISLSKINLNEWRSRLAVVNQTTFLFSDTIENNISLGTTRLNFKDIERVSSIACIHKDIIRLPQGYKTQVGEKGIMLSGGQKQRIAIARALLTNREILILDDALSAIDGYTAKKILNNLNIWNRKNKTMIISSHKLSVISNSDEIIVINKGSEIQKGTHLELIKNNKWYSKTYYDQKLLEELDKKY is encoded by the coding sequence GTGATTTTTTTTAAACAATTAAGTTGGTATTTTTTACGAGAATGGAAAAGATATCTAGGAGCTGTTTTTCTTCTTATTATTATAGCATTTTTACAATTATTACCTCCTAAACTTGTTGGCATGTTAGTAGACTTAATAATCCAAAAAAAAATAGAAAATAAAACTATTTTTCCTTGGATAGGAATCATATTAATAGCCGCTATTGTTGTATATATATTAAGATATATTTGGAGAGTATTACTATTTGGTGCTGCTTATAAATTAGCTATTGAACTTAGAGAAAGGTTATTTTCTTATTTTAGCAAACAAAATCAAGAATTTTTTTTAAAATATCGAACTGGAGATTTAATTGCACGTGCAACAAATGACGTAGATCGAATAGTATTCGCCTCCGGAGAAGGAGTATTAACACTTGTTGATTCATTAGTAATGGGTTGTTTAGTTATTGTCGTTATGACTTCTCAAATTAGCTGGATATTAACTTTAGTTTCTCTTTTACCAATGCCTGTTATGGCAGTAATTATAAAAAGATATGGTGAAAGATTGCATAAATCATTTTATCAAGCACAGACTTCTTTTTCTTTATTAAATAATCAAACTCAAGAAAGTTTAACTAGTATTAGAATGATAAAATCATTTGGACTAGAAAAAAAACAATCTGAAAAATTTAATTTAATAGCAAAAAATGCTGGTGAAAAAAATATGCAAGTAGCTAAAATAGATGCTTTATTTGATCCAACTATACATTTGACTATTGCTTGCTCAAATTTATTAGCTATTACTGAAGGAGGATGGTTAGTATGGAACAATAAAATTACATTAGGTGAATTAACAACTTTTATTATGTATCTTGGTTTAATGGTTTGGCCTATGTTAGCCTTAGCATGGATGTTTAACATAGTAGAAAGAGGAAGTGCAGCTTGGGAAAGAATAGAAAAAATTATCAAATTTAACAATAAAAAAAAACCAAATAAAAAAAAACATATACCATCATTTCCCGGTACTTTAAATGTTAAAATAAAAAATTATAATTATCCTAATAGCAAAAAATCATCAATCAAAAATTTATTTTTTTCTCTCGAACCAGGGAAAAAATTAGGATTATGTGGTCCTACGGGATGTGGAAAAAGTACTCTTTTAAATTTAATTCAATATAATTTTACTCATTTAGAAGGAGATATATCTTTTCATAATATTTCTTTATCAAAAATAAATTTAAATGAATGGAGATCTAGATTAGCAGTTGTTAACCAAACAACCTTTTTGTTTTCAGATACTATAGAAAATAACATTTCCTTAGGAACTACTCGCTTAAATTTTAAAGACATTGAACGCGTTTCCTCTATTGCTTGCATACATAAAGACATTATTCGATTACCTCAAGGTTACAAAACTCAAGTAGGTGAAAAAGGAATTATGCTTTCCGGAGGTCAAAAACAAAGAATTGCAATTGCTAGAGCATTACTAACAAATCGAGAAATATTAATTTTAGATGATGCCTTATCTGCAATTGATGGATATACTGCTAAAAAAATTTTAAATAACTTAAATATATGGAATAGAAAAAATAAAACCATGATAATTAGTAGTCATAAACTATCTGTTATTTCTAATTCCGATGAAATCATAGTAATAAATAAAGGTTCCGAAATACAAAAAGGTACTCATCTTGAATTAATAAAAAACAATAAATGGTATAGTAAAACTTACTATGATCAAAAATTATTAGAAGAATTAGATAAAAAATATTAG
- a CDS encoding SmdB family multidrug efflux ABC transporter permease/ATP-binding protein → MVNLISFWSVLKRLLLYGIIWKNFFIIALFLLLFASITEVIGPILISYFINNIILQHSESIKEVLFFILVFIILQIISAYLYYLQSVVFNKTALKIVQKLRCDVMKAALFQPISVFDTQPIGQIISKITNDTELIKELYDTVIATTMRSIVLIAITIIAMFSLEWHMAIISIIIFPLVIIIMVTYQHYSTPILRKVRYYVANLNNKFNEYINGMNVIQQFNQEKKFKLLIKKVSNLHYLERMKILKLDGFLLRPLLSLISSCILCSLILLISIIPNEIFEVGTLYAFMSYLGRLSEPLITISSQQSILQQAIVAGERIFELIDSPKEKFGKKIIPIQKGEIEIKNLDFKYESNNMHVLKNINLHVPEKNFIAFVGHTGSGKSTLANLLMGYYPIKKGKIFIDGNNINSLSYQTIKEGILMVQQDPIILADTFFENITLGKKISENKLWEILDIVHLSSLINSFPNGIYSFLGEQGNNLSVGQKQLIALARVLVRKPKILILDEATANIDSETEKSIQKALLSIKKKTTLIIIAHRLSTIVNADYIIVLENGKIIEEGSHKTLLEKKGNYWKMKKFQSL, encoded by the coding sequence ATGGTTAATCTAATCTCATTTTGGTCCGTATTAAAACGTTTACTATTGTACGGAATAATCTGGAAAAACTTTTTTATCATAGCACTATTTTTATTATTATTTGCATCTATTACAGAAGTGATAGGACCAATACTAATTAGTTATTTTATTAATAATATTATTTTGCAACATTCTGAATCAATAAAAGAAGTACTTTTTTTTATATTGGTATTTATTATACTGCAAATAATTTCTGCTTACTTATATTATCTTCAAAGTGTAGTTTTTAATAAAACAGCATTAAAAATAGTGCAAAAATTAAGATGTGATGTTATGAAAGCAGCATTATTCCAACCAATTAGTGTTTTTGATACTCAACCAATAGGGCAAATTATTTCTAAAATTACAAATGATACGGAGCTAATAAAAGAGTTATATGATACTGTTATAGCGACTACTATGAGAAGTATAGTATTAATTGCAATAACTATTATTGCAATGTTTAGTCTAGAATGGCATATGGCAATAATTTCTATTATTATTTTTCCATTAGTAATAATAATAATGGTAACTTACCAACATTATAGTACTCCTATTTTAAGAAAAGTTAGATATTACGTAGCAAATTTAAATAATAAGTTTAATGAATATATTAATGGAATGAATGTTATCCAACAATTTAACCAAGAAAAAAAATTTAAACTCTTAATAAAAAAAGTTAGTAATTTGCATTATTTAGAAAGAATGAAAATTTTAAAATTAGATGGATTTTTATTAAGACCATTATTAAGTTTAATTTCTTCCTGCATTTTATGTAGTTTAATATTGCTTATAAGTATTATTCCTAATGAAATTTTTGAAGTGGGAACACTATATGCTTTTATGAGTTATTTAGGTAGACTTAGCGAACCTTTAATTACCATTAGCAGTCAACAATCTATACTTCAACAAGCAATAGTAGCTGGGGAAAGAATTTTTGAACTCATAGATTCTCCAAAAGAAAAATTTGGAAAAAAAATAATTCCAATACAAAAAGGGGAAATTGAAATAAAAAATTTAGATTTTAAATATGAAAGTAATAATATGCATGTTTTAAAAAATATTAATCTTCATGTTCCTGAAAAAAATTTCATTGCATTTGTTGGTCATACAGGAAGTGGGAAAAGTACTTTGGCTAATCTATTAATGGGTTATTATCCAATTAAAAAAGGAAAAATTTTTATAGATGGAAATAATATAAACTCTCTAAGTTATCAAACTATCAAGGAAGGAATTTTAATGGTTCAACAAGACCCTATTATATTAGCAGATACTTTTTTTGAAAATATAACCTTAGGAAAAAAAATTTCTGAAAATAAACTTTGGGAAATTTTAGATATTGTACATTTATCTAGTTTAATTAATTCTTTTCCAAATGGAATTTATTCTTTTTTAGGAGAACAAGGAAATAACTTATCTGTTGGACAAAAGCAACTCATAGCTTTAGCTAGAGTCTTAGTAAGAAAACCTAAAATATTAATACTTGATGAAGCTACTGCAAATATAGATTCTGAAACAGAAAAATCCATACAAAAAGCTTTATTATCTATAAAGAAAAAAACTACATTAATAATAATTGCTCATCGTTTATCTACAATTGTTAATGCTGATTATATTATAGTTTTAGAAAATGGAAAAATAATAGAAGAAGGATCGCATAAAACCTTACTAGAAAAAAAGGGAAATTACTGGAAAATGAAAAAATTTCAATCTTTATAA
- a CDS encoding YbaB/EbfC family nucleoid-associated protein — protein sequence MFNKNGLNNLMKQAQQMQEKMNKVQLEMANVEVTGESGAGLIKITINGAHNCRKIEIDPTLLLDDKEMLEDLIVAAFNDASRRISEIQKQKMSDMSNNMQLPSGFSLPF from the coding sequence ATGTTTAATAAAAATGGTTTAAATAACCTTATGAAACAAGCTCAACAAATGCAAGAAAAAATGAATAAAGTTCAATTAGAGATGGCTAATGTAGAAGTAACTGGAGAATCAGGAGCTGGTCTAATTAAAATTACTATTAATGGAGCACATAATTGCAGAAAAATAGAAATAGATCCAACTTTATTGCTTGATGATAAGGAAATGCTAGAGGATTTAATTGTTGCTGCTTTTAATGATGCATCAAGAAGAATTTCTGAAATTCAAAAACAAAAAATGTCAGATATGTCAAATAACATGCAATTACCTTCTGGTTTTTCTTTACCTTTTTAA
- the htpG gene encoding molecular chaperone HtpG, whose amino-acid sequence MEKIKKETHSFQSEAKELLHLMIHSLYSNKEIFIREIISNASDAIDKLRFYFLSHPELNKNNTDFHIYISIDKKNNTLSISDNGIGMSKNEIIENLGTIAKSGTKKFINELKKNTEEKNKLIGQFGVGFYSTFIVSRKVIVKTKSIKCSENEGVLWESFGKGEYSIQKIKKKETGTEVILFLNDSEKIFLEEWKINNIIKKYSDHISIPVKINSYNEKEKTFSIKQINKAKALWNLKKTEIKDEEYQNFYKYISNDINNALIWTHNTVEGTQEYTILLYIPSKAPWDMWNRDNKHGLKLYVKKVYIMDDVQQFLPNYLRFVRGIIDSYDMPLNVSREILQENKIVSSLKKTLTKRILKLLEKLSIDKPEKYQKFWNEFGLVLKEGIAEDLYNKETIANLLRFTSVFNKKSEQTLSLESYIKNMQEKQEKIFFITSDSYLSAKNSPHLEFFKKNNIDVLLLSDKIDEWMMNHLTEFKEKKFQSISKNDESLNNLIQEENINQKIFEKNKFIEKVKDILKEKIKEAKFTNKLTETPVVLVTDSSDMSTQMAKLFSAAGQKTSPIKYIFEINPNHLLIKHINNISDKKQLKEWVYLLFEQALFVETGSLEDPNKFVFRLNKLLTQKIFTI is encoded by the coding sequence ATGGAAAAAATTAAAAAAGAAACTCATTCATTTCAATCAGAAGCTAAAGAACTTCTTCATTTAATGATTCATTCATTATATTCAAATAAAGAAATTTTTATAAGAGAAATTATTTCTAATGCATCTGATGCTATTGATAAATTAAGATTTTATTTTTTATCTCACCCCGAGTTAAATAAAAATAATACTGATTTTCATATTTATATATCTATAGATAAAAAAAATAATACTCTAAGTATTTCAGACAATGGAATAGGAATGAGTAAAAATGAAATTATCGAAAATCTAGGTACTATTGCAAAATCTGGAACAAAAAAATTTATAAATGAATTAAAAAAAAATACTGAAGAAAAAAATAAATTAATTGGTCAATTTGGAGTAGGGTTTTATTCAACATTTATAGTATCAAGAAAAGTAATAGTTAAAACTAAATCAATTAAATGTTCTGAAAATGAAGGTGTACTATGGGAGTCTTTTGGAAAAGGAGAATACTCTATTCAAAAGATTAAAAAGAAAGAAACAGGAACAGAAGTAATTTTGTTTTTAAACGATTCGGAAAAAATTTTTCTTGAAGAATGGAAAATTAATAATATTATAAAAAAATATTCTGATCATATTTCCATCCCAGTAAAAATAAATTCTTATAATGAAAAAGAAAAAACTTTTTCTATAAAACAAATTAATAAAGCAAAAGCACTATGGAATTTAAAAAAAACCGAAATAAAAGATGAAGAATATCAAAATTTTTATAAATATATAAGTAATGATATCAATAACGCTCTTATTTGGACACATAACACCGTAGAAGGAACACAAGAATATACTATTCTACTTTATATTCCTTCAAAAGCACCATGGGACATGTGGAATAGAGATAACAAACACGGACTAAAGTTATATGTAAAAAAAGTTTATATAATGGATGATGTACAACAATTTTTACCTAATTATCTTCGATTTGTACGAGGAATTATAGATTCTTATGATATGCCATTAAATGTTTCTAGAGAAATTTTGCAAGAAAATAAGATTGTTAGTAGTTTAAAAAAAACTTTAACAAAAAGAATATTAAAGCTTTTAGAAAAATTATCAATTGATAAACCGGAAAAATATCAAAAATTTTGGAATGAATTCGGATTAGTTTTAAAAGAAGGTATAGCTGAAGATTTATACAATAAAGAAACGATTGCAAATCTTTTACGGTTTACATCTGTTTTCAATAAAAAATCTGAACAAACACTTTCATTGGAAAGTTATATAAAAAATATGCAGGAAAAACAAGAAAAAATTTTTTTTATTACTTCAGATAGCTATTTATCTGCTAAAAATAGTCCACACTTAGAATTTTTTAAAAAAAATAATATTGATGTACTTTTATTGTCAGATAAAATTGATGAATGGATGATGAATCATTTAACTGAATTTAAAGAAAAAAAATTTCAATCAATAAGTAAAAATGACGAATCATTAAATAATCTAATACAAGAAGAAAATATAAATCAAAAAATTTTCGAAAAAAATAAGTTCATAGAAAAAGTAAAAGACATATTAAAAGAAAAAATAAAAGAAGCTAAATTTACTAATAAATTAACTGAAACTCCTGTTGTATTAGTAACAGACTCATCCGATATGAGTACACAAATGGCAAAACTATTTTCTGCAGCAGGACAAAAAACATCTCCTATAAAATATATATTTGAAATTAATCCTAACCATCTTTTAATTAAACATATAAATAATATTTCTGATAAAAAACAGTTGAAAGAATGGGTATATCTATTATTTGAACAAGCATTGTTTGTTGAAACTGGATCATTAGAAGATCCAAATAAATTTGTTTTTCGATTAAATAAATTATTAACTCAAAAAATTTTTACTATATAA
- the adk gene encoding adenylate kinase produces the protein MKIILLGAPGSGKGTQADYISNNFNIPHISTGDMLRKEINKKTKLGEEIKFLISQGKLVPDKVLFLLIKSRIKKKDCKNSFLLDGFPRTLSQGMYLKNNNIKINIVINFYVPTKVLIERVIGRMVHPSSGRLYHSQFKPPKKEGIDDITGEPLIYRKDDNISSLKYRFLEYKKKTVPLIKFYIKENKLGNLGYYKIEGSDNITKINYLIKNILQKNKKN, from the coding sequence ATGAAAATAATCTTATTAGGCGCACCGGGAAGCGGGAAGGGAACTCAAGCTGATTATATTAGTAATAACTTTAATATTCCGCATATCTCTACAGGAGATATGCTGAGAAAAGAAATTAACAAAAAAACAAAATTAGGAGAGGAAATTAAATTTTTAATTTCACAAGGAAAATTAGTTCCTGATAAAGTTTTATTTTTATTAATCAAATCTAGAATAAAAAAAAAAGATTGTAAAAATAGTTTTTTATTAGATGGTTTTCCTAGAACACTATCTCAAGGAATGTATTTAAAAAACAATAATATAAAAATAAATATTGTTATAAATTTTTATGTTCCAACAAAAGTTTTAATTGAAAGAGTTATAGGAAGAATGGTACATCCTTCTTCTGGAAGACTATACCATAGTCAATTTAAACCTCCAAAAAAAGAAGGGATAGATGATATAACTGGAGAACCATTAATTTATCGAAAAGATGACAATATTTCTTCTTTAAAATATAGATTTTTAGAATATAAAAAAAAAACTGTTCCTTTGATTAAATTTTATATTAAAGAAAATAAGTTAGGAAATTTAGGTTATTACAAAATTGAAGGTTCGGATAATATTACAAAAATTAATTATTTAATTAAAAATATTCTTCAAAAAAATAAAAAAAATTAA
- the folD gene encoding bifunctional methylenetetrahydrofolate dehydrogenase/methenyltetrahydrofolate cyclohydrolase FolD, translating to MLAKIINGKKFSQEIELGISNKIKMYTKSGRNPPGLSIISIGENPASIVYIQRKKEACQRVGIIFNHWNFSTKTNENQILNLIKKLNTDSLTNGILVQFPIDQKFNSLKIISHINPEKDVDGLHPFNIGCLVQKKPIFRPCTPKGIITLLKKEKINLRSLHSVIVGASNIVGRPMSMEMLLEGCTTTITHRFTKELKRYTKQADILIIAVGKPFFINKSWIKKGSIVIDVGINKLKNNKIVGDVDFISVSSKASYVTPVPGGVGPMTIVSLLENTMIAYEKTKNYLFFSPSCG from the coding sequence ATGTTAGCTAAAATAATTAATGGAAAAAAATTTTCTCAAGAAATAGAATTGGGAATTTCAAATAAAATAAAAATGTATACCAAATCTGGAAGAAATCCACCTGGATTATCAATAATTTCAATAGGAGAAAATCCTGCATCTATAGTCTATATTCAAAGAAAAAAAGAAGCTTGCCAAAGAGTAGGCATTATTTTTAACCATTGGAACTTTTCTACAAAAACAAATGAAAATCAAATTTTAAATTTAATTAAAAAATTGAATACTGATTCTCTTACTAATGGAATATTAGTACAATTTCCAATAGATCAAAAGTTTAATTCATTAAAAATTATTAGTCATATAAACCCTGAAAAAGATGTAGATGGCCTTCATCCATTTAATATCGGTTGTTTAGTTCAAAAAAAACCAATTTTTAGGCCTTGTACTCCAAAGGGAATAATTACATTGTTAAAAAAAGAAAAAATAAATTTAAGAAGTTTGCATAGCGTAATTGTAGGAGCTTCAAATATAGTTGGTAGGCCTATGAGTATGGAAATGCTACTTGAAGGATGCACGACTACTATTACTCATAGATTTACAAAAGAACTGAAAAGATATACTAAACAAGCTGACATTCTAATCATCGCAGTCGGAAAACCTTTTTTTATTAATAAAAGTTGGATTAAAAAAGGATCTATTGTTATAGATGTAGGAATTAATAAATTAAAAAATAATAAAATTGTTGGAGATGTTGATTTTATATCAGTTTCTTCTAAAGCTTCGTATGTTACACCTGTTCCTGGTGGAGTAGGTCCAATGACTATTGTTAGTCTATTAGAAAATACTATGATTGCTTATGAAAAAACAAAAAACTATTTATTTTTTTCTCCAAGTTGTGGATAA
- the cysS gene encoding cysteine--tRNA ligase, whose translation MLKIFNTISHSKEKFIPIKNNRVNIYVCGVTVYNCCHIGHGRTFVIFDIVSRYFRHIGYKTNYVRNITDIDDKIISLSIKNNESITVFTNRMIKSMHRDFSLLNILPPDEEPKVTENIDAIIKVIDNLLKKNYAYVQNNGDVMFSVDKDVHYGKLSNQFLKKLKLGKRVKIDKNKRNPLDFVLWKKVPLSEKFYWNSPWGKGRPGWHIECTAMSSVKIGNLLDIHGGGIDLLFPHHENERAQFSCFKKESRINYWMHSGMVVLNNKKMSKSLENFILLKDLLSKYDGESIRYFLISTHYRRPLNYCEENIKKSSISLRRLYVSLRNTLIDKNFSFFPNKYQVAFEKAMQDDFNTPKALLTLHSLSKKINILKKENKLEKVEKFSNLLRKLGKVLGLFYSDPELFLQKNIKIKEEKEINSLIKKRNIARKLKMWSVSDNIRKKLFELGIILEDDKLSTTWRKK comes from the coding sequence ATGCTAAAAATTTTTAATACTATTTCTCATTCTAAAGAGAAATTTATACCTATCAAAAACAATAGAGTTAATATATATGTATGTGGAGTAACAGTATATAATTGTTGTCATATAGGACATGGAAGAACATTTGTAATATTTGATATTGTTTCTCGTTATTTTCGTCATATAGGTTATAAAACAAATTATGTAAGAAATATTACAGATATTGATGATAAAATTATTAGTTTATCCATTAAAAATAATGAAAGCATTACAGTTTTTACTAACCGAATGATAAAAAGTATGCATCGTGACTTTTCTTTATTGAACATATTACCTCCTGATGAAGAACCAAAAGTAACTGAAAATATTGATGCAATAATTAAAGTAATCGATAATTTATTAAAAAAAAATTATGCATATGTTCAAAATAATGGAGATGTTATGTTTTCTGTAGATAAAGATGTTCACTATGGAAAATTATCTAACCAATTTTTAAAAAAATTAAAATTAGGAAAAAGAGTAAAAATTGATAAAAATAAGAGAAATCCTTTAGATTTTGTTTTATGGAAAAAAGTACCACTTTCTGAAAAATTTTACTGGAACTCTCCATGGGGGAAAGGTAGACCAGGTTGGCATATAGAATGTACAGCTATGTCTTCAGTGAAAATAGGAAATTTATTAGATATTCATGGTGGAGGAATAGATTTATTATTTCCACATCATGAAAATGAAAGAGCACAATTTAGTTGTTTTAAAAAAGAATCAAGAATAAATTATTGGATGCATTCCGGTATGGTGGTATTAAATAATAAAAAAATGTCTAAGTCATTAGAGAATTTCATTTTGTTAAAAGATTTATTATCTAAATATGACGGTGAAAGTATTCGATATTTTTTAATTTCAACACATTATAGAAGACCTTTAAATTACTGTGAAGAAAATATAAAGAAATCTAGTATTTCTTTACGTCGTTTATACGTTTCCTTAAGAAATACTCTGATAGATAAAAATTTTTCTTTTTTTCCTAATAAATATCAGGTTGCTTTTGAAAAAGCAATGCAAGACGATTTTAATACTCCAAAAGCTTTGTTAACACTACATTCTCTTTCTAAGAAAATAAATATATTAAAAAAAGAAAATAAATTAGAAAAAGTAGAAAAATTTTCTAATTTATTAAGAAAATTAGGAAAAGTTTTAGGACTTTTTTATTCTGATCCAGAGTTATTTTTACAAAAAAATATAAAAATAAAAGAAGAAAAAGAAATAAATTCTTTAATTAAAAAAAGAAATATAGCAAGAAAATTAAAAATGTGGTCTGTATCAGATAATATTAGAAAGAAATTATTTGAGTTAGGAATAATTTTAGAAGACGATAAATTATCCACAACTTGGAGAAAAAAATAA
- the ybeD gene encoding DUF493 family protein YbeD, with protein MKTKLEELLRFPCSFTYKVIGIARPELIDQLVKVIQLKIPGDYIPQIKSSNKGTYISVSITVFAKNFEQIESLYYDISKINMVRMVL; from the coding sequence ATGAAAACTAAATTGGAAGAATTATTACGATTTCCTTGTTCTTTTACTTATAAAGTCATAGGAATAGCAAGACCTGAGCTAATTGATCAGTTAGTAAAAGTCATACAATTAAAAATTCCCGGGGATTACATTCCTCAAATAAAATCGAGTAATAAAGGGACTTATATTTCTGTTTCAATTACTGTATTTGCCAAAAATTTTGAACAAATTGAAAGTTTGTATTATGATATTAGTAAAATAAATATGGTAAGAATGGTATTATAA
- the cspE gene encoding transcription antiterminator/RNA stability regulator CspE — protein MSKIKGNVKWFNESKGFGFITPEDGSKDVFVHFSAIQSNGFKTLAEGQSVEFEITEGAKGPSAANVISL, from the coding sequence ATGTCCAAGATTAAAGGTAATGTTAAGTGGTTTAATGAGTCTAAAGGCTTTGGTTTTATTACTCCTGAAGATGGAAGTAAAGATGTTTTTGTTCATTTTTCAGCGATTCAAAGCAATGGGTTTAAAACATTGGCAGAAGGCCAAAGTGTTGAATTTGAAATCACTGAAGGAGCAAAAGGACCATCTGCTGCTAACGTTATCAGTTTGTAA
- the aroE gene encoding shikimate dehydrogenase produces MSTKIKHFSIFGNPIKHTLSPKIHSLFSKQTNIPCIYTSVKTPINKFTSKVNFFFNTIGDGANITLPFKEQAYHISDLLTNRAKLAKSVNTLKKTKNKKILGDNTDGIGLLYDLNRLNFLKNNSVILLIGAGGAAKGVLPFISSKNRKIFIFNRTFIRAKKLENEFNYLGNINAISFKDLLHVKVDLIINATSSFMKGEKLILPSLLIHKDIYCYDMSYTKNSTITPFLNWCKELGVIHFSDGKGMLVSQAAYSFLLWNDVLPDIDSVLLKI; encoded by the coding sequence ATGTCAACTAAAATTAAGCATTTTTCCATTTTTGGAAATCCTATTAAACATACATTATCTCCCAAAATACATTCTTTGTTTTCAAAACAAACTAATATTCCTTGTATTTATACAAGTGTTAAAACACCAATTAATAAATTTACTAGTAAAGTTAATTTTTTTTTTAATACTATTGGAGATGGTGCAAATATTACTTTGCCATTTAAAGAACAAGCATATCATATATCAGATTTATTAACCAATAGAGCTAAATTAGCTAAGTCCGTAAATACACTAAAAAAAACAAAAAATAAAAAAATTTTAGGTGATAATACCGATGGTATTGGATTATTATATGATTTGAATCGATTAAATTTTTTGAAAAATAACAGTGTTATATTATTAATAGGGGCTGGAGGAGCTGCAAAAGGAGTATTACCTTTTATTTCTTCTAAGAATAGAAAAATTTTTATTTTCAATCGAACTTTTATTCGAGCTAAAAAATTAGAAAATGAATTTAATTATTTAGGAAATATAAATGCTATTTCGTTCAAAGATTTATTACATGTTAAAGTTGATTTAATTATCAATGCCACTTCATCTTTTATGAAAGGAGAAAAGTTAATTTTACCTTCTTTATTAATTCATAAAGATATTTATTGTTATGATATGTCTTATACAAAAAATAGTACAATTACTCCTTTTTTAAATTGGTGTAAAGAATTGGGAGTAATTCATTTTTCTGATGGAAAAGGTATGTTAGTTAGTCAAGCAGCTTATTCTTTTTTACTTTGGAATGATGTATTACCAGATATTGATTCTGTTTTATTAAAAATATAA
- the def gene encoding peptide deformylase codes for MKILLYPDKRLRKRAKPVQKINEKIKIIINDMFKIMECNEGIGLAATQVDIHLQIIVIGKINNLCNPFALINPKIIKKSGSSGIEEGCLSIPKKKIFVPRYEKIKIKGINEKGEKIIFTAKSLLSICIQHEIDHLIGKLIIDYF; via the coding sequence ATGAAAATATTACTTTATCCTGATAAAAGATTACGAAAAAGAGCAAAACCAGTTCAAAAAATTAATGAAAAAATAAAAATAATCATAAATGATATGTTTAAAATCATGGAATGTAATGAAGGAATAGGATTAGCTGCTACACAAGTTGATATTCATTTACAAATTATTGTTATAGGAAAAATAAATAATTTATGTAATCCATTTGCATTAATAAATCCAAAAATAATTAAGAAATCTGGTTCATCTGGTATTGAAGAAGGTTGCTTATCTATTCCTAAAAAAAAAATTTTTGTCCCAAGATATGAAAAAATAAAAATTAAAGGAATAAATGAAAAAGGAGAAAAAATAATTTTTACGGCTAAATCTCTACTTTCTATCTGCATACAACACGAAATCGATCATTTAATAGGAAAACTAATAATTGATTACTTTTAA